A window from Variovorax sp. PBL-E5 encodes these proteins:
- the murC gene encoding UDP-N-acetylmuramate--L-alanine ligase, with protein MKHAIRHIHFVGLGGAGMSGIAEILFNLGYRISGSDLADSATLKRLAGLGIGTFVGHDAANIAGADAVVTSTAVHADNPEVVAAREKRIPVVPRALMLAELMRLKQGIAIAGTHGKTTTTSLVASVLAAAGLDPTFVIGGRLNSAGANAQLGSGDYIVVEADESDASFLNLLPIMAVVTNIDADHMETYGHDFARLQKAFVDFLHRMPFYGVAILCTDDAAVRAIVTEVSCPVTSYGFNEEAQVRAVNVRAVGAQMHFTAQRRNGVTLPDLDIVLNLPGEHNVLNALSVIAVAVELNVPDEAVQRGLADFKGVGRRFQRYGEVRLKTASAQDSFTLIDDYGHHPVEMAATIAAARGAFPGRRLVLAFQPHRFTRTRDCFEDFVKVIGQADAVLLGEVYAAGEAPIVAADGRSLARALRVAGKVEPVFVDEIAAMPQAILDNARGGDVVICMGAGSIGAVPAKVVELGGAASPKSERLTREGRAL; from the coding sequence ATGAAGCACGCCATTCGTCACATCCACTTCGTCGGCCTCGGCGGCGCCGGCATGAGCGGCATCGCCGAGATCCTGTTCAACCTCGGCTACAGGATCTCCGGCTCCGACCTGGCCGACAGCGCGACGCTCAAGCGGCTCGCGGGCCTGGGCATCGGGACCTTCGTCGGCCACGATGCGGCGAACATCGCCGGTGCCGATGCGGTCGTCACCTCGACCGCCGTGCATGCCGACAACCCCGAGGTCGTGGCGGCGCGCGAGAAGCGCATCCCGGTGGTGCCGCGCGCGCTGATGCTGGCCGAGCTGATGCGCCTCAAGCAGGGCATCGCGATCGCCGGCACCCACGGCAAGACCACCACCACCAGCCTGGTCGCGAGCGTGCTCGCCGCCGCCGGGCTCGACCCGACCTTCGTCATCGGCGGCCGGCTCAACAGCGCGGGCGCCAATGCCCAGCTCGGCAGCGGCGACTACATCGTGGTGGAGGCCGACGAATCGGACGCCTCGTTCCTGAACCTGCTGCCGATCATGGCAGTGGTCACCAACATCGACGCCGACCACATGGAGACCTATGGCCACGACTTCGCGCGCCTGCAGAAGGCCTTCGTCGACTTCCTGCACCGCATGCCGTTCTACGGCGTCGCGATCCTGTGCACCGACGACGCGGCGGTGCGCGCGATCGTGACCGAGGTGTCGTGCCCGGTCACCAGCTACGGCTTCAACGAGGAGGCCCAGGTGCGCGCGGTCAACGTGCGCGCCGTCGGTGCCCAGATGCATTTCACCGCCCAGCGGCGCAACGGCGTCACGCTGCCGGACCTGGACATCGTGCTGAACCTGCCGGGCGAGCACAACGTGCTGAATGCGCTGTCGGTGATCGCGGTGGCGGTCGAGCTCAACGTGCCCGACGAGGCGGTGCAGCGCGGCCTGGCCGACTTCAAGGGCGTGGGCCGGCGCTTCCAGCGCTATGGCGAGGTGCGTCTCAAGACCGCGAGCGCGCAGGACAGCTTCACGCTGATCGACGACTATGGCCACCATCCGGTCGAGATGGCCGCCACCATCGCCGCGGCGCGCGGCGCCTTCCCGGGCCGGCGGCTGGTGCTGGCCTTCCAGCCGCACCGCTTCACGCGCACGCGCGATTGCTTCGAGGATTTCGTCAAGGTCATCGGCCAGGCCGACGCGGTGCTGCTGGGCGAGGTCTATGCGGCCGGCGAGGCGCCGATCGTGGCCGCGGACGGCCGTTCGCTGGCGCGCGCGCTGCGCGTGGCGGGCAAGGTCGAGCCGGTGTTCGTCGACGAGATCGCCGCGATGCCGCAGGCCATCCTCGACAACGCACGCGGCGGCGACGTCGTGATCTGCATGGGCGCGGGTTCGATCGGCGCCGTGCCGGCCAAGGTGGTCGAACTCGGCGGCGCCGCATCGCCGAAGTCGGAGCGCCTCACGCGCGAAGGGAGGGCACTGTGA
- a CDS encoding D-alanine--D-alanine ligase, giving the protein MGKVAVLFGGSSAEREISIMSGTGVLAALRSRGVDAHAFDPAERELWELRRDGFARCFVVLHGRHGEDGTVQGALELLGIPYTGSGVMASSVAMDKVMTKRIWQADGLPTPRYVRLAFDQQSREQVLAVPDVLGLPVIVKPPREGSSIGVTKVEGYSQMQDAVALAVRYDHDVLCEEFIEGEEVTCPVLGSGLGAEALPVVRIAAPEGAYDYQNKYFTDEVKYHCPSGLPPAEEQEIRRITLAAYHQLGCRGWGRADLMIRASDRKPFLLEMNTSPGMTTHSLVPMSARAAGIAYEDLCLRVLASATLDSKAEV; this is encoded by the coding sequence ATGGGCAAAGTCGCGGTGCTGTTCGGCGGCAGCTCGGCCGAACGCGAGATCTCCATCATGTCGGGCACCGGGGTGCTCGCCGCGTTGCGCTCGCGCGGCGTCGATGCGCACGCCTTCGATCCGGCCGAGCGCGAACTGTGGGAACTCCGGCGCGACGGCTTCGCGCGCTGCTTCGTGGTGCTGCATGGCCGCCACGGCGAGGACGGCACGGTGCAGGGCGCGCTCGAATTGCTCGGCATTCCCTACACCGGCTCCGGCGTGATGGCCTCCAGCGTGGCGATGGACAAGGTCATGACCAAGCGCATCTGGCAGGCCGACGGCCTGCCGACGCCGCGCTACGTGCGCCTGGCCTTCGACCAGCAGAGCCGCGAGCAGGTGCTGGCGGTGCCCGACGTGCTGGGCCTGCCGGTGATCGTGAAGCCGCCGCGCGAGGGCTCGTCGATCGGCGTGACCAAGGTCGAGGGCTATTCGCAGATGCAGGATGCCGTCGCGCTCGCGGTGCGCTACGACCATGATGTGCTGTGCGAGGAATTCATCGAAGGCGAGGAAGTCACCTGCCCCGTGCTGGGCAGCGGCCTCGGCGCCGAGGCGCTGCCGGTGGTGCGCATCGCTGCGCCCGAAGGCGCCTACGACTACCAGAACAAGTACTTCACCGACGAGGTCAAGTACCACTGCCCGAGCGGCCTGCCGCCGGCGGAAGAACAGGAGATCCGGCGCATCACGCTGGCGGCCTACCACCAGCTCGGCTGCCGCGGCTGGGGCCGCGCCGACCTGATGATCCGCGCCAGCGATCGCAAGCCCTTCCTGCTGGAGATGAACACCTCGCCCGGCATGACCACCCATTCGCTGGTGCCGATGTCGGCCCGCGCGGCGGGCATCGCCTACGAAGACCTGTGCCTGCGCGTGCTGGCCTCGGCCACGCTCGATTCGAAGGCGGAGGTCTGA
- a CDS encoding cell division protein FtsQ/DivIB, which translates to MTDSIPVPFDVKLMNATAALVFASFVLVLLAAGAWWVLRQPFFPIAGIKVDGDITHNNAVTLRANVTPQLSGNFFTIDLTRARTAFESVPWVRKAVVRREFPNKLRATLTEQVPVAHWGDDADSKLINGFGEVFEANVAEVDDDLPRLDGPIEQAGQVLGMYRVLQPLFQPYDLTIDDLSLSSRGSWRVVLETGAVIELGRGSGDEVVARTQRFLRTVTPVASRYGRTLAAVEGADLRHNDGYALRLHGVTTVAPDAKKK; encoded by the coding sequence ATGACCGACAGCATCCCCGTGCCCTTCGACGTCAAGCTCATGAACGCGACCGCGGCGCTGGTGTTCGCGTCGTTCGTGCTCGTGCTGCTGGCCGCGGGCGCGTGGTGGGTGCTGCGCCAGCCCTTCTTTCCGATCGCCGGCATCAAGGTCGACGGCGACATCACGCACAACAACGCCGTCACCCTGCGCGCCAACGTGACGCCGCAGCTGTCGGGCAATTTCTTCACCATCGACCTGACGCGCGCGCGCACCGCTTTCGAGTCGGTGCCCTGGGTGCGCAAGGCGGTGGTGCGGCGCGAGTTTCCGAACAAGCTGCGCGCGACGCTGACCGAGCAGGTGCCGGTCGCGCACTGGGGCGACGACGCCGACTCGAAGCTGATCAACGGCTTCGGCGAGGTGTTCGAGGCCAACGTGGCCGAGGTCGACGACGACCTGCCGCGCCTGGACGGGCCGATCGAGCAGGCCGGCCAGGTGCTGGGCATGTACCGCGTGCTGCAGCCGCTGTTCCAGCCCTACGACCTGACGATCGACGATCTCTCGCTGTCGAGCCGCGGCAGCTGGCGCGTCGTGCTGGAGACCGGTGCGGTGATCGAACTCGGCCGCGGGTCGGGCGATGAAGTGGTGGCCCGTACGCAGCGTTTCCTGCGCACGGTGACGCCGGTGGCAAGCCGCTACGGGCGCACGCTCGCCGCGGTGGAGGGCGCCGATCTGCGGCACAACGATGGCTACGCATTGCGCTTGCACGGCGTGACCACGGTCGCACCGGACGCGAAGAAGAAATAG
- the ftsA gene encoding cell division protein FtsA encodes MSKEYKDLVVGLDIGTAKVMAVVAEVLPNGELKLAGLGIAPSNGLKRGVVVNIDATVQSIQQALKEAELMADCKIGRVYTGITGSHIRGINSSGMVAVKDKEVTQADVARVVETARAINISSDQRLLLVEPQEFVIDGQDVKEPIGMSGMRLEAKVHIVTGAQSAAENIIKCVRRCGLEVDQLMLNPLASSLAVLTEDERELGVVLVDIGAGTTDVAIFTNGAIRHTAVIPIAGDLITSDIAMALRTPTKDAEDIKVENGYAKQLLADPETQVEVPGLGDRGPRMLSKQALAGVIEPRVEEIFSLVQQVVRESGYEEVLSSGVVLTGGSAVMPGMIELGEDIFLKPVRRGIPKYSSALSDMVAQPRAATVMGLLEEARYARLRGFKVAQKNGSVKTAFGRFKDFIVGNF; translated from the coding sequence ATGTCCAAGGAATACAAAGACCTGGTTGTCGGCCTCGACATCGGTACCGCCAAGGTGATGGCGGTGGTGGCCGAGGTGCTGCCCAACGGCGAGCTCAAGCTCGCCGGCCTCGGCATCGCGCCCAGCAACGGGCTCAAGCGCGGCGTGGTGGTGAACATCGACGCCACGGTGCAGAGCATCCAGCAGGCGCTCAAGGAAGCGGAGCTGATGGCCGACTGCAAGATCGGCCGCGTCTACACCGGCATCACCGGCAGCCACATCCGCGGCATCAACTCGAGCGGCATGGTGGCGGTCAAGGACAAGGAAGTCACGCAGGCCGACGTGGCCCGCGTGGTGGAGACGGCGCGTGCCATCAACATCTCCAGCGACCAGCGGCTGCTCCTGGTCGAGCCGCAGGAATTCGTGATCGACGGCCAGGACGTCAAGGAGCCGATCGGCATGAGCGGCATGCGGCTCGAAGCCAAGGTGCACATCGTGACCGGTGCACAGAGCGCGGCCGAGAACATCATCAAGTGCGTGCGCCGCTGCGGCCTCGAGGTCGACCAGCTGATGCTCAACCCGCTGGCCTCCAGCCTCGCGGTGCTGACCGAGGACGAGCGCGAGCTCGGCGTGGTGCTGGTCGACATCGGCGCCGGCACCACCGACGTCGCGATCTTCACCAACGGCGCGATCCGCCACACCGCGGTGATCCCGATCGCCGGCGACCTGATCACCAGCGACATCGCGATGGCGCTGCGCACGCCGACCAAGGACGCCGAGGACATCAAGGTCGAGAACGGCTACGCCAAGCAGCTGCTGGCCGACCCCGAGACCCAGGTCGAGGTGCCGGGCCTCGGCGACCGCGGCCCGCGCATGCTGAGCAAGCAGGCGCTGGCCGGCGTGATCGAGCCGCGCGTCGAGGAGATCTTCTCGCTGGTGCAGCAGGTGGTGCGCGAGTCGGGCTACGAAGAGGTGCTGTCCTCGGGCGTGGTGCTGACCGGCGGCAGCGCGGTGATGCCCGGGATGATCGAGCTCGGCGAGGACATCTTCCTCAAGCCGGTGCGCCGAGGGATTCCGAAGTATTCGAGCGCGCTGTCCGACATGGTCGCGCAGCCGCGCGCCGCGACCGTGATGGGGCTGCTCGAGGAAGCGCGCTATGCGCGGCTGCGCGGCTTCAAGGTCGCGCAGAAGAACGGCTCGGTCAAAACCGCGTTTGGCCGCTTCAAGGATTTCATCGTGGGGAATTTCTGA
- the ftsZ gene encoding cell division protein FtsZ, translated as MAIEMIEVEEFNQGTQIKVIGVGGGGGNAVAHMIERRVQGVEFVCANTDAQALNRSNAHKTIQLGLTGRGAGSKPEIGREAAEVAVDDIRGAIQGAHMLFITAGMGGGTGTGAAPVIARVAKEMGILTVGVVTKPFDWEGGKRMTNADAGLAELEANVDSLIVILNEKLLEVLGDEVTQDEAFAHANDVLKNAVGGIAEIINEYGNVNVDFEDVRTVMGEPGKAMMGTAAASGPDRARIAAEQAVACPLLEGIDLSGAKGVLVLVTASKGSLKLSESKLAMNTIRAYASPDAHVIYGAAYDESLGDEMRVTVVATGLSRQDARRQAPTLEVIRTGTDNIPFHVPTLGGGAHPSGQPNYEGMAVPSVWRTNRTMAAAKVDALSSGGMDDFEIPAFLRRQAD; from the coding sequence ATGGCCATCGAAATGATCGAAGTCGAAGAATTCAACCAGGGCACGCAGATCAAGGTGATCGGCGTCGGCGGCGGCGGCGGCAACGCGGTCGCGCACATGATCGAGCGCAGGGTGCAGGGCGTGGAGTTCGTCTGCGCCAACACCGACGCGCAGGCGCTCAACCGCAGCAACGCGCACAAGACCATCCAGCTCGGCCTCACGGGCCGCGGCGCAGGCAGCAAGCCCGAGATCGGCCGCGAGGCCGCCGAGGTCGCGGTGGACGACATCCGCGGCGCCATCCAGGGCGCGCACATGCTGTTCATCACCGCCGGCATGGGCGGCGGCACCGGCACCGGCGCGGCGCCGGTGATCGCGCGCGTGGCCAAGGAGATGGGCATCCTCACCGTCGGCGTGGTGACCAAGCCCTTCGACTGGGAAGGCGGCAAGCGCATGACCAATGCCGATGCCGGCCTGGCCGAGCTCGAAGCCAACGTCGATTCGCTGATCGTGATCCTGAACGAGAAGCTGCTCGAAGTGCTGGGCGACGAGGTCACGCAGGACGAGGCCTTTGCGCATGCCAACGACGTGCTCAAGAATGCCGTCGGCGGCATCGCCGAGATCATCAACGAGTACGGCAACGTCAACGTCGACTTCGAGGACGTGCGCACCGTGATGGGCGAGCCCGGCAAGGCCATGATGGGCACGGCCGCGGCCAGCGGCCCGGACCGCGCGCGCATCGCCGCCGAGCAGGCCGTGGCCTGCCCGCTGCTCGAAGGCATCGACCTCTCGGGCGCCAAGGGCGTGCTGGTGCTGGTGACGGCGTCGAAGGGTTCGCTCAAGCTGAGCGAATCGAAGCTGGCGATGAACACCATCCGCGCCTACGCTTCGCCCGATGCGCATGTGATCTACGGCGCGGCCTACGACGAAAGCCTCGGCGACGAAATGCGCGTGACCGTGGTCGCGACCGGCCTCTCGCGCCAGGACGCGCGCCGCCAGGCCCCGACGCTGGAGGTGATCCGCACCGGCACGGACAACATTCCGTTCCACGTGCCGACGCTGGGCGGCGGCGCGCATCCGAGCGGCCAGCCCAACTACGAAGGCATGGCGGTGCCCAGCGTGTGGCGCACCAACCGCACGATGGCCGCGGCCAAGGTGGATGCACTGTCGTCGGGTGGCATGGACGACTTCGAGATCCCGGCCTTCCTGCGCAGGCAGGCGGATTGA
- the lpxC gene encoding UDP-3-O-acyl-N-acetylglucosamine deacetylase has protein sequence MLAQRTLKSITRAVGVGLHSGQRVDLTLRPAPVDFGIVFRRVDLPEPVSIAMTAEAVTDTRLASTVSSGGAKVQTVEHLMSACAGLGIDNLQIDITADEVPILDGSASSFVFLLQSAGIELQKAARRFIRVTRPVEVREGEGAEGKWARLAPYHGYKLSFEIDFDHRVVNSTGQRVEFDLGSGSYSRDIARARTFGFTKEVEYMRSKGLALGGGLDNAIVMDDTKVLNAGGLRYDDEFVKHKILDAMGDLYVIGRPLLAAYSAYRSGHALNNKLLRELLAHEDAYEIVTFDDEKRAPVGFAEVARAW, from the coding sequence GTGCTTGCCCAACGAACCCTCAAATCCATCACCCGCGCCGTCGGCGTGGGCCTGCACAGCGGCCAGCGGGTCGACCTGACGCTGCGGCCGGCGCCGGTCGATTTCGGCATCGTGTTCCGCCGCGTCGATCTGCCCGAGCCGGTGTCGATCGCGATGACGGCCGAGGCGGTGACCGACACGCGGCTCGCGTCGACCGTGTCATCGGGCGGCGCCAAGGTGCAGACCGTCGAGCACCTGATGTCGGCCTGCGCCGGCCTGGGCATCGACAACCTGCAGATCGACATCACGGCCGACGAGGTGCCGATCCTCGACGGCTCGGCATCGTCCTTCGTGTTCCTGCTGCAAAGCGCGGGCATCGAGCTGCAGAAGGCCGCGCGCCGCTTCATCCGCGTCACGCGGCCGGTCGAGGTGCGCGAAGGCGAGGGCGCCGAGGGCAAGTGGGCGCGCCTTGCGCCTTACCACGGCTACAAGCTCAGCTTCGAGATCGACTTCGACCACCGCGTGGTCAATTCGACCGGCCAGCGCGTCGAGTTCGACCTCGGCAGCGGCTCCTACAGCCGCGACATCGCGCGCGCGCGCACCTTCGGCTTCACCAAGGAGGTCGAGTACATGCGCTCGAAGGGGCTCGCGCTCGGCGGCGGGCTCGACAACGCGATCGTGATGGACGATACCAAGGTGCTCAATGCAGGCGGGCTGCGCTACGACGACGAGTTCGTCAAGCACAAGATCCTCGATGCGATGGGTGATCTCTACGTGATCGGCCGGCCGCTGCTGGCCGCCTACAGCGCCTACCGTTCCGGTCACGCGCTCAACAACAAGCTGCTGCGCGAGTTGCTGGCGCACGAAGACGCCTACGAGATCGTGACCTTCGACGACGAGAAGCGCGCGCCGGTCGGCTTCGCCGAAGTCGCGCGGGCCTGGTAG
- a CDS encoding AbrB/MazE/SpoVT family DNA-binding domain-containing protein: MQTTLTSKGQMTLPSAARTRLGLEAGDRLLVTVVDDDTIILKRPSPKPVKALRGLLARPRRALTVEEMDAGVAAHLKEKHGSRSAK, translated from the coding sequence ATGCAGACCACCTTGACATCCAAAGGCCAGATGACGCTGCCGAGCGCCGCGAGGACACGGCTTGGGCTGGAAGCTGGCGATCGATTGCTGGTGACCGTCGTCGACGACGACACCATCATCCTGAAGCGGCCGTCACCAAAGCCGGTCAAGGCACTCAGGGGCCTTCTGGCGCGACCCCGGCGGGCTCTGACCGTCGAAGAAATGGACGCTGGCGTGGCGGCACACCTCAAGGAAAAGCACGGATCCAGGTCAGCGAAGTGA
- a CDS encoding PIN domain-containing protein encodes MIALDTNILVKLLTNDDARQAAKAESWLRDNASARVPAYVDHIVLCELAWVLERSYGYERESVHQALSALMEQDQLKVESPGAVRQALGLYEAGPADFSDYLLAVRAQIAGYAPVLTLDKKAAKTPTHRLLR; translated from the coding sequence GTGATAGCGCTGGACACCAACATCCTGGTGAAGCTTCTCACCAACGACGACGCCCGTCAGGCCGCCAAGGCAGAAAGCTGGTTGCGAGACAACGCGAGTGCGCGGGTGCCTGCCTATGTCGATCACATCGTGCTGTGCGAGTTGGCCTGGGTGCTGGAGCGCAGCTATGGCTACGAACGGGAATCGGTGCATCAGGCATTGAGTGCATTGATGGAACAGGATCAGCTCAAGGTCGAATCCCCGGGCGCAGTCAGACAGGCACTTGGACTTTACGAGGCCGGGCCTGCCGATTTCTCGGACTATCTGCTGGCAGTGCGTGCGCAAATCGCGGGCTACGCCCCGGTGCTGACGCTGGACAAGAAGGCGGCGAAGACGCCAACTCATCGGTTGTTGCGTTGA
- the ruvC gene encoding crossover junction endodeoxyribonuclease RuvC has product MRILGIDPGLQTTGFGVVDVDGHALRYVASGTITTRHLGTGELPARLKVLFDGIGEIAERYKPDAAAVEIVFVNVNPQSTLLLGQARGACLTALVTSNLTVAEYTALQMKQAVAGHGRAAKAQVQEMVKRLLHLPGVPGSDAADALGIAITHAHVGASMARLSQATTLGRSTNGVYRQGRTR; this is encoded by the coding sequence GTGCGAATACTAGGGATTGATCCTGGCCTGCAAACCACCGGCTTCGGCGTGGTCGATGTCGACGGCCATGCGCTGCGCTATGTCGCCAGCGGCACGATCACCACCCGCCACCTCGGCACCGGCGAATTGCCTGCGCGACTCAAGGTACTGTTCGATGGCATCGGCGAGATCGCAGAGCGCTACAAGCCCGATGCGGCGGCGGTGGAGATCGTGTTCGTCAACGTCAATCCGCAATCGACGCTGCTGCTCGGCCAGGCGCGCGGCGCCTGCCTGACGGCGCTGGTCACGAGCAATCTCACGGTCGCCGAATACACCGCGCTGCAGATGAAGCAGGCCGTCGCCGGCCACGGCCGCGCCGCGAAGGCGCAGGTGCAGGAGATGGTCAAGCGCCTGCTGCACCTGCCAGGCGTGCCGGGCAGCGACGCGGCCGACGCGCTCGGCATCGCGATCACGCATGCGCACGTGGGTGCCTCGATGGCGCGGCTCAGCCAGGCGACGACGCTGGGGCGCAGCACCAACGGCGTGTACCGGCAGGGGCGTACGCGGTGA
- a CDS encoding phosphatidate cytidylyltransferase produces MNDYLRHLTPTHQVAALFLIVFGLLVTVSTIAFLLTFKERRNPRHDALWQAELLHFRALLRTSWFMVVVFWIGWALGETVATVLFALIAFFALREFITLSPTRRGDHRSLILAFFVVLPIQFWLVATARFDLFTVFIPVYAFLAIPVVSALADDPNQFLERNAKLQWGIMVCVYGMSHVPALLLLSFPGYEGKSAFLVFFLVFVVQTCMLTQHLISRRTTLPTDGAEPAAPEQPARGLDAIWQRLFRQAPFAPHVSRSFNWTSWAIGMVIASLVGALFSFITPFGFGQALAMSLIACVAGSMGHLVMKALKRDRGIPNWGQRGVGITGANGLLDRVDALCFAAPIFFHSVRWYFGV; encoded by the coding sequence ATGAACGACTACCTGCGCCATCTCACGCCGACGCACCAGGTCGCAGCGCTGTTCCTGATCGTCTTCGGCCTGCTGGTGACGGTCAGCACCATCGCCTTCCTGCTGACCTTCAAGGAGCGCCGCAATCCGCGGCACGATGCACTGTGGCAGGCCGAGCTGCTGCACTTTCGCGCCCTGCTTCGCACCAGCTGGTTCATGGTGGTGGTGTTCTGGATCGGCTGGGCGCTCGGCGAAACGGTCGCGACCGTGCTGTTCGCACTCATCGCATTCTTCGCGCTGCGCGAGTTCATCACGCTGTCGCCGACGCGGCGCGGCGATCACCGCAGCCTGATCCTGGCTTTCTTCGTGGTGCTGCCGATCCAGTTCTGGCTGGTTGCGACGGCGCGCTTCGACCTGTTCACCGTGTTCATTCCGGTCTATGCCTTTCTTGCGATCCCGGTCGTGAGCGCACTGGCCGATGACCCGAACCAGTTTCTCGAACGCAATGCCAAGCTGCAGTGGGGCATCATGGTCTGCGTCTACGGCATGAGCCATGTGCCGGCGCTGCTGCTGCTGTCCTTTCCGGGCTATGAAGGCAAGAGCGCCTTCCTCGTGTTCTTCCTGGTGTTCGTGGTGCAGACCTGCATGCTGACCCAGCACTTGATATCACGGCGCACGACACTGCCGACCGACGGCGCCGAGCCCGCAGCGCCCGAGCAACCGGCGCGCGGCCTCGACGCGATCTGGCAGCGCCTTTTTCGGCAAGCGCCCTTCGCGCCGCACGTGAGCCGCAGCTTCAACTGGACCAGCTGGGCGATCGGCATGGTGATCGCGAGCCTGGTCGGCGCACTGTTCTCGTTCATCACGCCCTTCGGCTTCGGCCAGGCGCTGGCGATGTCGCTGATCGCCTGCGTCGCGGGCTCGATGGGGCACCTGGTGATGAAGGCGCTGAAGCGCGACCGCGGCATTCCCAACTGGGGCCAGCGCGGCGTCGGCATCACGGGCGCCAACGGGCTGCTGGACCGCGTCGATGCGCTGTGCTTCGCGGCGCCGATCTTCTTCCACTCGGTGCGCTGGTACTTCGGCGTATGA
- a CDS encoding lysophospholipid acyltransferase family protein — protein sequence MLAKLMGWLLLGAIRLLTGAQARWYGCPPKAEQRIYFANHQSHVDLVMIWAALPEELRSITRPIAARDYWANTPFKRWITTEVFNAVYVERGAAASTAPIEPPAAPGPDPLEPLVEALRSGDSIIIFPEGTRGHTGEPQKFKSGLFTLATLFPEVVLVPAWIDNVQRVMPKGEIVPVPILCSVTFGAPIRVEPGEERRPFLDRARDAVIALRYV from the coding sequence ATGTTGGCGAAGCTCATGGGATGGTTGTTGCTGGGGGCGATCCGGTTGCTGACCGGTGCGCAGGCGCGCTGGTACGGCTGCCCGCCCAAGGCCGAACAGCGGATCTACTTCGCCAACCACCAGAGCCATGTCGACCTGGTGATGATCTGGGCCGCGCTGCCCGAGGAGCTGCGCAGCATCACCCGCCCGATCGCGGCGCGCGACTACTGGGCCAACACGCCGTTCAAGCGCTGGATCACGACCGAGGTGTTCAACGCGGTGTACGTGGAGCGCGGCGCTGCGGCATCGACCGCACCGATCGAGCCTCCCGCAGCGCCGGGCCCCGATCCGCTCGAACCGCTGGTCGAGGCGCTGCGAAGCGGCGACTCGATCATCATCTTCCCCGAGGGCACCCGCGGCCACACCGGCGAGCCGCAGAAATTCAAGTCAGGCCTGTTCACGCTGGCCACGCTGTTTCCCGAGGTGGTGCTGGTGCCGGCCTGGATCGACAACGTGCAGCGCGTGATGCCCAAGGGGGAGATCGTGCCGGTGCCGATCCTGTGCTCGGTCACCTTCGGCGCGCCGATCCGCGTCGAGCCGGGCGAAGAGCGCCGCCCCTTCCTGGACCGCGCGCGCGACGCGGTGATCGCACTGCGCTACGTGTAG
- a CDS encoding transglycosylase domain-containing protein, protein MKAILRWLLCLLIAGLALELFFVLRIATMAAIDPQSTAFQRSEAWLIATQGRGNGDRDWQQRWVPYAQISDNLKRAVIASEDSEFIYHQGVEWEAIERARQRNARAEEIAARRAAQMRARGKEPRPPQLRGGSTITQQLAKNLLLSGERTLLRKGQELVLATTLEIMLSKERILEIYLNNVEWGEGVFGAEAAAERYFRKPASRLSAAEAARLAVMLPSPKFFEHHPGSAYLAHRSATIVARMPAAELP, encoded by the coding sequence GTGAAGGCGATCCTTCGCTGGCTGCTGTGCCTGCTGATCGCGGGCCTCGCGCTCGAACTCTTCTTCGTGCTGCGCATCGCGACGATGGCGGCCATCGATCCGCAATCGACCGCCTTCCAGCGCTCCGAAGCGTGGCTGATCGCCACGCAGGGGCGCGGCAATGGCGATCGCGACTGGCAGCAGCGCTGGGTGCCTTATGCGCAGATCTCGGACAACCTCAAGCGCGCCGTGATCGCGAGCGAGGACAGCGAATTCATCTACCACCAGGGCGTCGAATGGGAAGCCATCGAGCGCGCGCGCCAGCGCAACGCCCGTGCCGAGGAGATCGCCGCGCGGCGCGCTGCCCAGATGCGCGCACGCGGCAAGGAACCACGCCCGCCGCAGCTGCGCGGCGGCTCGACCATCACCCAGCAACTGGCCAAGAACCTGCTGCTCTCCGGTGAGCGCACGCTGCTGCGCAAGGGCCAGGAGCTGGTGCTCGCCACCACGCTCGAGATCATGCTGAGCAAAGAGCGCATCCTCGAGATCTATCTCAACAACGTCGAGTGGGGCGAAGGCGTGTTCGGCGCCGAGGCCGCGGCCGAGCGCTATTTCCGGAAGCCGGCCTCGCGCCTGAGCGCCGCCGAAGCGGCACGGCTCGCGGTGATGCTGCCGAGCCCCAAGTTCTTCGAGCACCATCCCGGCTCCGCCTACCTGGCCCATCGATCGGCCACCATCGTCGCGCGCATGCCGGCCGCCGAACTGCCCTGA